One genomic segment of Aquipluma nitroreducens includes these proteins:
- a CDS encoding sensor histidine kinase gives MKRNSIGFVIIMATISVVGILLIQFFFLKNSYDLNEKQFHQLTTSALRSVASQINDYNAKLFHHEVKPNDGCQVEQISNNYYVVSVNNVIDSNLLEHFLKTEFKKRNLNVTYEFAIYDCNSGKMVHGDVVKSDSIPPKIKDENTCDSASCSMEEIMYDKQYNKVKAKVEKKRNACNLPTCEKFTYYFGVHFPDRSQFYSSRLLTWYFFNGILFFVVIFFGYALYVIIKQKQLSEIQKNFINNLTHEFKTPIASIDLAAKVLSSPKICEQPERLAEYVKIVGHQNKRLADHVEKLLQMATIEKTKLQLNLEQIELNAFISEAILEFKNSQNGRNYSVTLEPSVENAFIQADKLHFSNLIFNILDNAIKYCSVTPEITIKINEDLHHYFILFNDNGIGIPAKDRKKIFNRFYRVPTGNVHDVKGFGLGLDYVKKIVLRHGWRIKVIENSMKGSTFIVETKKSTK, from the coding sequence ATGAAAAGGAATTCAATTGGGTTTGTTATTATTATGGCTACCATTTCGGTGGTGGGAATTCTGTTGATCCAGTTTTTCTTTCTGAAAAATTCGTATGATCTCAACGAAAAACAATTTCATCAGCTAACAACCAGTGCATTAAGGAGTGTTGCCAGTCAGATTAATGATTACAATGCAAAACTGTTTCACCATGAGGTGAAGCCGAATGATGGATGTCAGGTCGAGCAAATATCGAACAATTATTATGTGGTAAGCGTCAATAATGTGATCGACTCAAACCTTCTGGAACACTTTTTAAAGACTGAATTTAAAAAGCGAAATTTAAACGTGACCTATGAATTTGCAATTTATGATTGTAATTCGGGGAAAATGGTTCATGGAGATGTGGTCAAATCCGATTCAATTCCGCCAAAGATTAAAGATGAAAATACTTGTGATTCTGCTTCTTGCAGTATGGAGGAAATCATGTATGATAAGCAATACAATAAAGTCAAGGCAAAAGTTGAGAAGAAAAGGAACGCTTGCAATTTACCTACCTGTGAAAAATTCACTTATTATTTTGGGGTGCATTTCCCAGATCGGTCACAGTTTTACAGTTCAAGATTATTGACCTGGTATTTTTTTAACGGAATTTTATTTTTTGTTGTAATCTTCTTTGGCTATGCGCTGTACGTAATTATTAAGCAAAAACAATTAAGCGAGATACAGAAAAACTTCATTAACAATCTGACCCACGAATTTAAAACTCCTATCGCTTCAATTGATTTGGCTGCTAAGGTTTTATCAAGCCCTAAAATTTGCGAACAACCAGAGCGTCTGGCTGAATATGTGAAGATTGTTGGGCATCAGAATAAACGACTTGCCGATCATGTAGAAAAATTGCTTCAAATGGCAACTATTGAAAAAACAAAACTTCAATTAAATCTGGAACAAATTGAGTTGAATGCATTTATTTCTGAAGCAATTTTAGAGTTTAAGAACAGTCAAAATGGCCGAAATTATAGTGTTACGCTAGAGCCTTCCGTTGAAAATGCTTTTATTCAGGCCGACAAACTTCATTTTTCGAATCTTATATTTAATATTCTCGATAATGCGATTAAGTACTGTTCTGTTACTCCGGAAATCACGATCAAGATAAATGAAGATTTGCACCACTATTTTATTTTATTTAATGATAACGGAATTGGCATTCCAGCAAAGGATCGAAAAAAGATTTTCAACCGGTTTTACCGTGTGCCCACAGGTAATGTGCACGATGTTAAAGGGTTTGGACTTGGATTGGATTATGTGAAAAAAATTGTATTGAGGCATGGTTGGCGAATAAAAGTGATCGAAAATTCGATGAAAGGAAGTACTTTTATCGTTGAAACTAAGAAATCAACGAAATGA
- a CDS encoding TlpA disulfide reductase family protein, with protein MRNVLTILVFALAVFSCQSAKDQYSIKGSIKGVETGKVYLQKLVDGQPQSVDTANVVGGKFTFKGKMEMPDIRFLRLNEQEYFAQFFLDNSSITVVANKDSLRNTKITGSPTHDVFKIYIAEMEKLSNDVKNLQDKYQSAMSMNNTEAAEKAKIDYQAMIDNNKVYTKNFVKEHSNSIVSAYITLYQLANQLDGAELDSITSKFAPEISKSEYVVKLNELVQEQKKTAIGAVAPDFTMNDADGKPIQLSSLKGKIVLVDFWASWCGPCRQENPNVVKIYQQYHSKGFEILGVSLDKTKEDWLKAIKDDNLTWLHVSDLQYWQNAAARLYGVNAIPQSFLLDKDGKIIGKGLRGEELAKKLSELFPN; from the coding sequence ATGAGAAATGTATTAACAATTTTAGTATTTGCCCTGGCCGTTTTTTCGTGTCAGTCGGCAAAAGATCAGTATTCGATTAAAGGATCGATAAAGGGAGTTGAAACCGGTAAAGTATATCTGCAAAAGCTTGTTGACGGACAGCCTCAAAGCGTTGACACTGCCAATGTCGTTGGCGGCAAATTTACCTTCAAAGGTAAAATGGAAATGCCAGATATTCGGTTTCTTCGTTTAAACGAGCAAGAATATTTTGCCCAGTTCTTTCTCGATAATTCATCGATTACTGTTGTTGCAAACAAAGACAGTCTCCGTAACACCAAAATTACGGGCTCTCCAACGCATGATGTATTCAAAATTTACATTGCTGAGATGGAAAAACTGAGCAACGACGTGAAAAATCTTCAGGATAAATACCAGAGCGCCATGTCGATGAATAACACCGAAGCTGCCGAAAAAGCTAAAATCGACTATCAGGCCATGATCGACAACAATAAAGTTTACACCAAAAACTTTGTGAAAGAACATTCAAACTCAATAGTTTCAGCTTACATAACTCTTTACCAGCTTGCCAATCAGCTTGATGGTGCTGAATTAGATTCAATAACCAGTAAATTTGCTCCTGAAATCAGCAAATCAGAATATGTAGTTAAATTAAATGAACTTGTTCAGGAACAAAAGAAAACTGCAATTGGTGCCGTAGCGCCTGATTTTACAATGAATGATGCTGACGGCAAACCCATTCAATTATCCTCACTGAAAGGGAAAATTGTATTGGTTGATTTTTGGGCTTCGTGGTGCGGACCATGCCGTCAGGAAAATCCAAACGTCGTGAAAATCTATCAGCAGTATCACAGCAAAGGCTTCGAAATACTTGGTGTTTCGCTTGACAAAACTAAAGAAGATTGGTTAAAAGCAATTAAAGACGATAACCTGACGTGGCTTCACGTTTCTGACCTTCAATACTGGCAAAATGCAGCCGCCCGTTTATATGGTGTGAACGCTATTCCACAATCATTTTTGCTCGATAAAGACGGAAAAATTATTGGCAAAGGCCTGAGAGGCGAAGAGCTGGCAAAAAAACTTTCAGAATTATTTCCAAACTAA
- a CDS encoding DUF1573 domain-containing protein, producing MKTFFSLLLTLLLCLPFTNQAQSAKSRIAFEKLQHNFGTFKEELGVQTVAFNFKNDGAVPLILNNVQASCGCTTPEWTREPVAPGAKGLIKVSYDPRNRPGVFNKTIRVSSNAENADVVLSIQGEVTPRAKTIEEDYPNAIGPLRAKTNHVAFATIKENQVKKDSTEIINNTDQPIQLSFKTPPPHLSAVIKPAKIAPKQKGYIVVTFDASKIKAYGFVMHRIYLNIDGQDDYRNSIAVSATMEEDFSKLTEEDLKNAPVVTYDLESFDFGDIKPATKNEHTFTLKNTGKKDLIIRDVKSSCGCTAVSPSKNTVSAGESVPLKVVFDSTGKSGRQNKTITVITNDPKNPTSVLRISSNIVAQ from the coding sequence ATGAAAACCTTTTTTTCGCTATTATTGACTTTGCTACTCTGTTTGCCATTTACAAATCAGGCTCAGTCGGCTAAATCAAGAATTGCATTTGAAAAATTACAACACAATTTTGGTACATTTAAAGAAGAACTCGGAGTACAAACTGTTGCTTTTAACTTTAAAAACGACGGTGCAGTTCCTCTGATACTTAACAATGTACAAGCATCGTGTGGTTGTACTACCCCCGAATGGACCCGCGAACCTGTTGCTCCCGGAGCAAAGGGATTAATTAAAGTTAGCTACGACCCAAGGAACAGACCTGGCGTTTTTAACAAAACCATTAGGGTAAGCTCCAATGCCGAAAATGCTGATGTTGTGCTGTCAATACAAGGAGAAGTTACACCACGTGCCAAGACTATTGAAGAAGATTATCCAAATGCAATTGGCCCTCTTCGGGCTAAAACAAATCATGTTGCATTTGCCACAATTAAAGAAAATCAAGTTAAAAAAGATAGCACAGAAATCATCAACAACACGGATCAACCCATACAGCTAAGCTTTAAAACTCCACCTCCACACTTAAGCGCGGTTATCAAACCAGCTAAAATTGCCCCAAAACAAAAGGGTTACATTGTGGTAACGTTTGATGCATCAAAAATTAAAGCATATGGGTTTGTAATGCACCGAATTTACCTAAATATCGATGGGCAAGACGACTATCGTAATTCTATTGCAGTAAGTGCTACTATGGAAGAAGATTTTTCAAAATTAACGGAGGAAGATTTAAAGAATGCTCCAGTTGTTACTTATGATCTGGAATCGTTTGATTTTGGAGACATTAAGCCAGCAACAAAAAATGAACACACCTTTACTTTAAAAAATACTGGTAAAAAAGATTTAATTATTCGCGACGTAAAAAGCTCATGTGGCTGTACTGCCGTTTCGCCTTCAAAGAACACAGTTTCGGCAGGAGAAAGTGTTCCGTTGAAAGTTGTATTCGATTCAACCGGGAAAAGCGGACGTCAGAACAAAACCATAACTGTAATTACCAACGATCCAAAAAATCCGACTTCAGTATTACGAATTTCGAGTAATATTGTAGCTCAGTAA
- the lpdA gene encoding dihydrolipoyl dehydrogenase, translating into MSYDLIVIGSGPGGYVAAIRAAQLGLNVGVVEKENLGGICLNWGCIPTKSLLKSAQALEYAKHAADYGVAISGEIKPDFTAMVKRSRGVAEGMSKGIQFLFTKNKIDVINGFGRLIDKNTVEVTDATGSRALHPAKNIILATGARSRELPNLEQDGEKIIGYREAMTLPKQPKSMVVVGSGAIGSEFAYFYQSIGTDVTLIEYLPNVVPNEDDEVSKTLERSFKKMKMKVLTNASVESVDTSGELCKITVKTKKGEELIEAEIVLSAVGIAPNIENIGIEELGIVLEKGKVKVNEFCQTNVDTVFAIGDIIAGPALAHVASAEGILCVEKIAGLNPHPIDYSNIPGCTYTNPEVSSLGMTEQKAREAGHEIKVGKFPFTASGKASASGQKEGFVKLIFDAKYGELLGAHMIGGNVTEMIAELVVAKKLEITGHELIKSIHPHPTMSEAIMEAAAAAYDEVIHL; encoded by the coding sequence ATGAGTTACGATTTAATAGTTATAGGTAGCGGTCCGGGCGGATATGTTGCTGCCATCAGAGCTGCCCAGTTAGGTTTAAACGTAGGAGTTGTCGAGAAAGAAAATTTGGGAGGAATATGCCTGAACTGGGGTTGTATTCCAACAAAATCGCTTCTGAAAAGCGCTCAGGCATTGGAATATGCCAAACATGCCGCCGATTATGGCGTCGCTATTTCAGGAGAAATAAAACCCGACTTTACAGCCATGGTAAAGCGAAGCAGAGGTGTTGCTGAAGGTATGAGCAAAGGGATTCAGTTCCTTTTCACCAAAAATAAAATTGATGTGATTAACGGCTTTGGGCGCTTAATCGATAAAAATACGGTAGAAGTGACTGACGCAACCGGAAGTCGCGCGCTTCATCCAGCCAAAAACATCATTTTGGCCACAGGCGCTCGTTCGCGCGAATTGCCGAATCTGGAACAAGACGGTGAAAAGATTATTGGTTATCGCGAAGCTATGACTTTGCCTAAACAGCCGAAGTCAATGGTAGTAGTTGGCTCGGGCGCTATAGGTAGTGAATTCGCGTACTTTTATCAAAGTATTGGAACTGATGTAACCTTAATTGAATATTTACCAAACGTGGTACCGAACGAAGACGACGAAGTTTCAAAAACGCTCGAACGCTCATTCAAAAAAATGAAAATGAAGGTTTTAACCAATGCCTCAGTAGAGTCGGTTGATACCTCGGGCGAATTGTGCAAGATTACCGTCAAAACAAAGAAAGGCGAAGAACTCATTGAGGCTGAGATTGTTTTATCAGCGGTTGGAATTGCGCCAAACATCGAAAATATTGGGATTGAAGAACTGGGAATTGTGCTTGAAAAAGGAAAAGTTAAAGTTAACGAGTTCTGCCAAACTAACGTGGATACTGTTTTTGCGATTGGCGATATCATTGCAGGACCAGCGCTGGCGCACGTTGCTTCAGCTGAGGGAATACTTTGTGTAGAAAAAATTGCAGGTTTAAATCCTCATCCGATTGACTATTCGAATATCCCTGGTTGTACATACACCAATCCTGAAGTTTCCTCACTTGGAATGACGGAACAAAAGGCACGTGAAGCCGGTCACGAAATTAAAGTGGGTAAATTTCCGTTCACCGCCAGTGGAAAAGCAAGTGCATCGGGACAGAAAGAAGGTTTTGTAAAGCTGATTTTTGATGCAAAATACGGCGAATTGCTGGGCGCGCACATGATTGGCGGAAATGTCACCGAGATGATTGCAGAACTGGTTGTTGCAAAAAAACTGGAAATAACCGGACACGAACTCATCAAATCGATTCACCCCCACCCCACCATGTCTGAAGCTATTATGGAAGCTGCCGCTGCTGCTTACGATGAGGTTATTCATCTATAA
- a CDS encoding response regulator transcription factor: MIYQGEKILLVEDDQTLNFIIKDNLEQNGYVVTSAEDGESAMVLFKSDKFSLCLLDVMLPKKDGFTLAKEIREIDDHVPIIFLTARSMTEDRINGLTIGGDDYMTKPFSMEELLLKIRVFLKRSLNIGEANNDQNYYKVGRFNFYFDSLNLDCNGERKTLTYKEAELLRYFCDNPNKVLSRSDILIQVWGSDDYYLGRSLDVFISRLRKYLSSDENIKILNLHGIGFRFNAAIQKN, translated from the coding sequence ATGATCTATCAAGGTGAAAAAATATTACTGGTTGAGGACGATCAAACCCTTAACTTTATTATCAAAGATAATTTGGAACAAAACGGTTATGTGGTGACTTCGGCAGAGGATGGTGAATCGGCTATGGTTCTTTTTAAATCAGATAAATTTAGTTTGTGCCTATTAGATGTTATGCTGCCCAAGAAGGATGGTTTTACCTTGGCCAAAGAAATCAGGGAAATTGATGATCATGTCCCAATTATATTCTTAACCGCACGTTCGATGACTGAAGATCGGATTAACGGACTAACTATTGGAGGCGATGATTACATGACCAAGCCTTTCAGCATGGAAGAGTTACTACTTAAAATCCGTGTATTCCTGAAACGAAGCCTGAATATTGGGGAGGCGAATAATGATCAGAATTATTACAAAGTAGGACGTTTTAATTTTTACTTCGATAGTCTGAATTTGGATTGCAACGGAGAACGCAAAACTTTAACATACAAAGAAGCCGAACTTTTGCGGTATTTCTGCGATAACCCAAACAAGGTATTGAGTCGATCAGATATTTTAATACAAGTTTGGGGATCAGATGATTATTATTTGGGTCGAAGTCTGGATGTTTTTATTTCCCGGTTACGAAAATATTTAAGTAGTGACGAAAACATCAAAATACTAAACCTTCATGGAATTGGGTTTCGGTTTAATGCTGCTATCCAGAAGAATTGA
- a CDS encoding OmpP1/FadL family transporter, translating into MKKFALLISGVFLLMNTAFAGGILTNTNQSAQFVRMLSRNTSTDLDAVYFNPAGLTQLNNGFYFGLHNQSIFQNRTITSGYPLLNNSEYKGEVTVPVFPTAFAVYKKDKWAFSAGFGPNGGGGSAKYGTGLPSFEKLISSIPKSLTASGIPTTAYSTNIKFEGSSVFWGIQLNGTYAINEIISVSVGARMLNANNTYSGYLKDVMINPNYPAFKASYTGGMTSATQFFADGNTFLKGLAVSSTTVATGLSSAISAGTPATTPVSSMPAATAAAITQLLGAAGISSAGMNIGTAAATLNVVATGFNGKALAMDANSLATADKNVDTKQTGIGFTPIIGIDIHLEKLNIALKYEHMTILGLTNSTNVDGTGLFPDGAKSNSDVPAIISGGADYKVTEKLKVSGSFNSYLDKNVNWGGNVYKEQRTIDKNYLELAFGLEYKLTDNFALSAGYLNSNTGVSKQYQSDFSYSNDSYTTGLGFQWNMNKRLVFDAGLMLTTYKDDTKTFTDYTPNYTETYGKDTFTFAFGIGYKIF; encoded by the coding sequence ATGAAGAAATTTGCTCTCCTAATTTCTGGAGTTTTTTTGTTGATGAATACTGCTTTTGCTGGCGGAATCTTAACCAATACCAATCAAAGTGCACAATTCGTGCGAATGCTTTCCAGAAATACCTCCACTGATTTGGATGCGGTATATTTCAATCCAGCAGGATTAACTCAACTAAATAACGGCTTTTACTTTGGTCTTCATAATCAAAGCATTTTTCAAAATCGGACGATTACCAGTGGATATCCACTTTTGAATAATTCAGAATACAAAGGTGAAGTTACAGTACCCGTGTTTCCAACTGCCTTTGCTGTATATAAAAAAGACAAATGGGCATTTTCTGCTGGATTTGGACCGAATGGAGGTGGTGGAAGCGCTAAATATGGTACCGGATTACCTAGCTTTGAGAAGCTCATATCTTCAATTCCAAAATCATTAACAGCTTCTGGAATACCAACAACAGCATATTCAACCAATATTAAATTTGAAGGTTCGAGTGTATTCTGGGGAATACAGCTAAATGGAACCTATGCGATCAATGAAATTATTTCGGTCTCGGTTGGCGCCAGAATGTTGAATGCCAACAATACCTACAGTGGTTATCTGAAAGATGTAATGATCAATCCAAACTATCCGGCATTCAAAGCTTCATATACCGGAGGAATGACTTCTGCAACCCAATTTTTTGCCGATGGAAACACATTCCTGAAAGGTCTGGCAGTAAGTTCAACTACTGTTGCTACTGGTCTATCATCTGCCATCAGTGCCGGAACTCCGGCAACAACACCAGTATCTTCAATGCCTGCGGCTACAGCGGCCGCAATAACCCAATTATTAGGAGCTGCAGGAATTAGTTCAGCAGGGATGAATATTGGTACCGCAGCAGCAACTCTAAATGTTGTTGCTACCGGGTTTAACGGGAAAGCATTAGCCATGGACGCTAATTCGCTCGCCACTGCCGATAAAAATGTTGATACAAAACAAACTGGAATTGGTTTTACTCCAATCATTGGCATTGATATTCACCTCGAGAAACTGAATATCGCCCTAAAATATGAACACATGACTATTCTTGGATTGACAAATTCAACGAATGTAGATGGAACAGGTTTATTTCCAGATGGGGCAAAATCGAATAGCGATGTACCTGCTATAATTTCAGGTGGTGCTGACTATAAAGTAACCGAAAAATTAAAAGTCTCAGGTTCGTTCAACTCCTATCTCGACAAAAATGTGAATTGGGGTGGAAATGTTTACAAAGAGCAACGAACAATTGATAAAAATTATTTGGAACTGGCGTTTGGCCTCGAATACAAGTTAACCGATAATTTTGCTCTTAGCGCAGGTTATTTAAACTCGAATACTGGTGTTAGCAAACAATACCAAAGTGATTTTAGTTATAGCAACGACTCCTATACAACTGGGTTGGGATTTCAGTGGAACATGAATAAAAGACTCGTGTTTGACGCTGGTTTGATGCTGACCACTTATAAAGATGACACCAAAACATTTACAGATTATACTCCAAATTACACCGAAACCTATGGAAAAGACACGTTTACTTTTGCATTTGGGATTGGATATAAAATATTCTAA
- the meaB gene encoding methylmalonyl Co-A mutase-associated GTPase MeaB has protein sequence MIGEQPHHHIENDPEFSGLNVNQGIEPLPSVSEDSVKRFLRNKKKRTLSVQQYVDGILNGDITTLSQAVTLVESSRPEHQEIAQEIIVKCLPFSGNSVRIGITGVPGVGKSTFIEAMGKQITSQGKKLAVLAIDPSSERTKGSILGDKTRMEDLSIDPNAYIRPSPSAGSLGGVARKTRETIILCEAAGFNHIFIETVGVGQSETAVHSMVDFFLLLMLAGAGDELQGIKRGIMEMADAITINKADGNNIEKAGLARIQYQNALHLFPSPESGWNPKVLTCSAYMKTGITEIWETIDEYLTHVKKNNYFQHRRNEQSKFWMYETINEQLRNNFYQNEKIKALMADSEEKVLREEISSFVAAKELLDLYDQIRKNI, from the coding sequence ATGATTGGAGAACAACCTCATCATCATATAGAAAATGACCCAGAGTTCTCAGGGCTAAATGTAAATCAAGGTATTGAACCGTTGCCTTCGGTAAGCGAGGATTCGGTCAAACGATTTTTAAGAAATAAGAAAAAACGAACGTTATCCGTGCAACAATATGTTGATGGCATCCTGAATGGAGATATAACCACGTTGAGTCAGGCTGTTACCCTGGTCGAAAGCTCGAGACCCGAACATCAGGAGATTGCTCAGGAAATTATCGTAAAATGTTTGCCTTTCTCCGGAAATTCAGTGCGCATTGGCATTACCGGTGTTCCTGGTGTTGGTAAAAGTACATTCATTGAAGCAATGGGCAAACAAATTACTTCGCAAGGGAAAAAACTGGCAGTACTGGCTATTGATCCGAGTAGCGAGCGAACCAAAGGCAGCATACTGGGTGATAAAACACGCATGGAAGACCTTTCCATTGATCCAAATGCCTATATCCGTCCTTCTCCATCAGCCGGATCGCTTGGCGGAGTGGCCCGAAAAACCCGGGAAACGATAATTTTATGCGAGGCAGCAGGCTTTAACCACATTTTTATTGAAACTGTTGGCGTTGGACAGAGCGAAACAGCTGTTCATTCGATGGTCGATTTTTTCCTGTTATTAATGCTTGCCGGAGCTGGCGACGAATTGCAGGGAATCAAAAGGGGCATTATGGAAATGGCTGATGCGATTACCATCAACAAAGCCGATGGAAACAACATTGAAAAAGCAGGATTAGCCCGAATTCAATACCAAAATGCCTTGCATTTATTTCCGTCGCCTGAATCTGGCTGGAACCCAAAAGTTTTGACCTGTTCGGCATACATGAAAACAGGAATCACTGAAATCTGGGAAACTATTGATGAATATCTGACGCATGTGAAAAAGAATAATTATTTTCAGCATCGAAGAAACGAACAATCCAAATTCTGGATGTATGAAACAATTAACGAACAGCTACGGAATAATTTTTATCAGAACGAAAAAATCAAAGCATTAATGGCTGACTCAGAAGAAAAAGTTTTAAGAGAAGAAATTTCATCGTTTGTCGCAGCCAAAGAGTTACTCGATTTATACGATCAAATCAGGAAAAATATTTAA
- a CDS encoding lycopene cyclase domain-containing protein, whose protein sequence is MEFKNFTYMILLVGSISAPLLLSFDRKVQYYKNLKYIFPAIIVTAIIFWVWDIRFVEAQIWSFNQEYTIGVNLIGMPIEEWLFFIVVPYCCMFIYEVLKYYLQKYQFAHIFKSLSVLLIAVFALVSYFFRHQDYTFLTFLFSALYLSYTLIRNKFTPYITKFYFAFLVSLIPFLVVNGILTSLPVVKYNSVHILNIRIINIPIEDFSYLFLLLLMVTTIYETLKESRHY, encoded by the coding sequence ATGGAATTTAAAAATTTCACTTACATGATTCTCCTCGTGGGTTCAATTTCCGCTCCCCTGCTACTTAGTTTCGATAGGAAAGTACAGTATTATAAAAACCTGAAATACATATTCCCCGCGATTATAGTCACTGCAATTATTTTTTGGGTGTGGGACATCCGGTTTGTTGAAGCTCAAATCTGGAGTTTTAATCAGGAATATACCATTGGAGTAAACTTAATAGGTATGCCTATTGAAGAATGGCTATTCTTTATTGTTGTTCCTTATTGTTGCATGTTCATTTATGAGGTTCTCAAATATTATCTGCAAAAGTATCAGTTCGCCCATATTTTTAAGTCGCTCAGTGTGCTCCTTATTGCTGTTTTTGCGCTGGTCAGTTATTTTTTCAGACATCAGGATTATACTTTTCTGACCTTTCTCTTTTCAGCATTGTATCTAAGTTACACCCTGATCCGAAACAAATTTACACCATACATTACCAAGTTTTATTTTGCTTTTTTGGTCTCTTTAATTCCCTTTTTGGTAGTCAACGGAATTCTAACTTCGCTACCAGTTGTGAAATATAATTCAGTTCATATCCTGAATATCCGGATTATCAATATTCCTATTGAAGATTTTTCGTATTTATTTCTGCTGCTTTTAATGGTAACTACCATTTACGAAACACTCAAAGAAAGCAGGCATTACTGA